A window of the Synechococcus sp. JA-3-3Ab genome harbors these coding sequences:
- a CDS encoding fasciclin domain-containing protein, with protein sequence MPDIVDIAVSAEGFSTLVTAVKAANLVDTLKGPGPFTVFAPTDAAFAKLPPGTVTTLVQNIPQLTRILCYHVVPGRLKKADLAKYQRVGSVEGSPIDLFIEGDVFEVNNATVIQADIEADNGIIHVIDTVILMRPHWFWPIMLSGETGKSEGQSLASDRRVDTPAR encoded by the coding sequence ATGCCTGATATTGTCGATATTGCAGTTTCTGCTGAGGGTTTTTCCACCTTGGTTACAGCCGTGAAGGCGGCAAACTTGGTGGATACTTTGAAAGGCCCTGGCCCTTTCACTGTTTTTGCGCCCACCGATGCGGCTTTTGCCAAGTTGCCCCCCGGCACCGTCACCACCCTAGTGCAAAACATCCCCCAATTGACTCGCATTTTGTGTTACCACGTGGTGCCCGGTCGCCTGAAAAAGGCGGATTTGGCCAAGTACCAGCGTGTAGGCTCGGTAGAGGGATCCCCCATCGATTTGTTTATCGAGGGGGACGTGTTTGAGGTGAACAATGCCACCGTTATCCAGGCGGATATCGAGGCGGACAACGGCATCATTCACGTCATCGACACCGTGATCCTGATGCGCCCCCACTGGTTCTGGCCGATCATGCTCTCGGGAGAAACAGGGAAAAGCGAGGGCCAAAGCTTGGCTAGCGACCGCAGAGTCGATACACCGGCAAGGTGA
- a CDS encoding DUF3285 domain-containing protein — translation MSQPSPVSSTPVEKGSSPQVSYTRLAMRNMVRKGKTSLLHFTLTTAGLLAVLVGLAYLFH, via the coding sequence ATGTCGCAGCCCTCTCCTGTCAGCTCCACCCCTGTTGAGAAGGGATCCTCGCCTCAGGTGAGCTATACCCGCCTGGCCATGCGCAACATGGTGCGTAAAGGCAAAACCTCCCTCCTGCACTTCACTCTGACAACAGCGGGGTTGCTGGCAGTGTTGGTAGGGCTGGCGTATCTGTTTCACTGA
- the purN gene encoding phosphoribosylglycinamide formyltransferase, giving the protein MDLPNLLWPDPGEIPAPPQPGILGILASGNGSNFEAIAQAIDAGELRAQIAVVITNNPDAYVRQRARRRGIPCILLNHRHYASREALDAAILQVLQEYQVEWVIMAGWMRLVTQVLLSAYPERVLNLHPSLLPSFKGLRAVEQALEYGVKITGCTVHRVTLEMDSGPIVAQAAVPVLPEDTVESLYRRIQAQEHRLYPLAIRLCLAEGSRLPKFSEKLHN; this is encoded by the coding sequence ATGGACTTGCCTAACCTCCTCTGGCCAGACCCCGGCGAGATCCCGGCTCCTCCCCAGCCGGGGATCCTGGGCATCTTGGCTTCCGGCAACGGCAGCAACTTCGAGGCCATCGCCCAAGCCATCGATGCTGGCGAGCTACGGGCGCAAATTGCCGTCGTGATCACCAACAATCCAGACGCCTACGTGCGGCAGCGGGCGCGGCGAAGAGGGATCCCTTGTATTCTGCTCAACCATCGGCACTATGCCAGCCGGGAGGCGCTGGACGCGGCCATCTTGCAAGTGCTCCAGGAGTATCAGGTGGAGTGGGTGATCATGGCCGGCTGGATGCGTTTGGTGACCCAAGTGTTGCTGTCTGCCTATCCGGAGCGGGTTTTAAACCTCCACCCCAGCCTCTTGCCCAGCTTCAAGGGCCTGCGGGCGGTGGAGCAGGCGCTGGAGTACGGCGTGAAAATCACCGGCTGCACCGTCCACCGGGTCACGTTGGAAATGGATAGCGGCCCCATTGTGGCGCAAGCAGCCGTACCGGTTTTGCCGGAAGATACGGTGGAATCCCTTTACCGGCGCATCCAGGCCCAGGAACACCGCCTCTACCCGCTGGCCATCCGCCTCTGTTTGGCCGAGGGATCCCGCCTCCCCAAGTTCTCGGAGAAGCTGCACAATTGA
- a CDS encoding PIN domain-containing protein, whose product MAEISPLLVFDSSAILAGRPALWQEWARFGVCVLPQAVMAELERLTRQAIDPQEESTARAFLRHWPRLGFAVSEARALVGEVNAGEQSLRVRLEQAIAECAYALAQQQPGSLVVVVSNDRPLVERVQGLGLANLCAISLAELNRWMRQRQRPQAVAMAWKRLPGPPIPAAPLPPSPTSAKPPSPAQKGSRPVQRRSQVGFAWKSVQNSLALLLALAFFSAAGLLAWRLLDPTGSEGIWRRLPLSRTLGCAISSRFGRKSPRRPMLG is encoded by the coding sequence ATGGCCGAAATCTCGCCGTTGCTCGTTTTCGACAGCTCTGCGATCCTGGCCGGTCGCCCGGCTCTGTGGCAGGAATGGGCCCGTTTTGGGGTGTGTGTGCTGCCCCAGGCGGTGATGGCGGAGCTAGAACGCCTAACCCGACAGGCCATCGACCCCCAAGAAGAATCGACAGCGCGCGCCTTCTTGCGCCACTGGCCCCGTTTGGGATTTGCCGTCTCAGAAGCCCGCGCCCTGGTGGGTGAAGTCAACGCCGGCGAGCAGTCGCTGCGAGTCCGCCTAGAGCAGGCCATTGCCGAGTGTGCCTATGCCCTGGCCCAACAGCAGCCGGGATCCCTGGTGGTGGTGGTGAGCAACGACCGACCCTTGGTCGAGCGAGTGCAGGGGCTGGGCCTTGCCAACCTCTGTGCCATCTCTCTGGCCGAGCTCAACCGGTGGATGCGCCAGCGCCAGCGCCCCCAGGCTGTGGCTATGGCTTGGAAGCGGCTGCCAGGGCCTCCCATTCCCGCTGCTCCGTTGCCCCCCTCCCCAACTTCTGCAAAACCACCCTCCCCCGCTCAAAAGGGCTCCCGACCTGTTCAACGGAGATCTCAGGTTGGATTCGCCTGGAAAAGCGTGCAAAACTCCCTGGCGCTGCTGCTGGCTTTGGCTTTCTTCTCGGCAGCAGGGTTGCTGGCCTGGCGTTTGTTGGATCCCACGGGGAGCGAAGGGATCTGGCGGCGGCTGCCCCTGTCTCGGACCCTTGGCTGCGCGATCTCTAGCCGCTTTGGCCGAAAGAGCCCCCGCAGACCTATGCTAGGATGA
- a CDS encoding histidine kinase yields MQTSLDRTSTRSGIRLLLFAQGRANIEELAEQLRRHIQGLPGQHPAHLKVVPLEEHPYLAEHYKLVVTPALVKAEPLPAQVLAGEDLATQLEVWWPRWQGQAALVSYQEEAGQDPAPPPTTEALLQMSEEVFSLRQERAQLREQLDFKDRVLAMLVHDLRSPLTATALAVETLQQGREGSLDKAVERQLFEHARQQLRKMDSMITDILESARGSASELRIRAVETQLASLCQPVIEELLPRIQAKQLQFQADIPVDLPTVHVDPDKIRQVIFNLLDNAIKYTPAGGSIRLNILHRTSQKVQVTVSDTGPGIPEAEQENIFSDAVRLSRDQQQEGYGIGLSLCRRIVRAHYGQIWVESILGKGSSFHFTLPVYRLCGR; encoded by the coding sequence ATGCAAACTTCGCTAGATCGCACCTCCACCCGTTCTGGCATTCGCCTGCTGTTGTTTGCTCAGGGTCGAGCCAATATCGAGGAACTGGCGGAGCAATTGCGTCGGCACATCCAGGGGCTGCCGGGCCAGCATCCTGCCCATCTGAAGGTGGTACCGCTGGAGGAGCACCCCTACCTAGCAGAGCACTACAAGTTGGTGGTGACGCCAGCCTTGGTGAAAGCAGAACCCCTGCCGGCTCAGGTCTTGGCGGGCGAAGATCTGGCGACGCAGTTGGAAGTGTGGTGGCCCCGCTGGCAGGGTCAGGCGGCTTTGGTTTCCTACCAGGAAGAGGCGGGTCAAGATCCTGCTCCTCCCCCGACCACCGAGGCGTTGTTGCAAATGTCGGAAGAGGTGTTTTCGCTGCGCCAGGAGCGCGCCCAACTGCGGGAGCAGTTGGACTTCAAAGACCGCGTTCTGGCCATGCTGGTGCACGATTTGCGCAGCCCCCTGACGGCTACAGCCCTGGCGGTCGAAACCCTACAGCAAGGGCGAGAAGGATCCCTGGACAAGGCGGTGGAGCGGCAGTTGTTCGAGCATGCCCGCCAGCAATTGCGCAAGATGGACAGCATGATCACCGATATTCTCGAGTCGGCCCGTGGCAGTGCCTCGGAGCTGCGGATTCGAGCCGTGGAAACTCAGTTGGCCAGCCTATGCCAGCCAGTGATCGAGGAGCTACTGCCTCGCATCCAAGCCAAGCAATTGCAGTTTCAAGCCGATATTCCGGTGGATCTGCCCACAGTTCACGTGGATCCCGACAAGATCCGCCAGGTTATTTTCAACCTGTTGGACAATGCCATCAAGTACACTCCCGCCGGGGGATCCATCCGCCTCAACATCCTCCACCGCACCAGCCAAAAGGTACAGGTGACCGTCAGCGACACCGGCCCTGGGATCCCGGAAGCCGAGCAAGAGAACATCTTCTCCGATGCGGTGCGCCTATCCCGCGACCAACAGCAGGAAGGCTATGGCATTGGCCTTTCCCTTTGCCGTCGCATCGTGCGCGCCCACTATGGCCAGATTTGGGTGGAATCGATCCTGGGCAAGGGCAGCAGTTTTCATTTCACCTTGCCGGTGTATCGACTCTGCGGTCGCTAG
- the aat gene encoding leucyl/phenylalanyl-tRNA--protein transferase: MQVDIGAILTGYAQGYFLMADEETGSLAWYGTEQHALIPLDERFHCPRSLRPLVRGSCFQVRINGAFEQVVEGCAARPQTWISSELKQIYLALHQAGFAHSFETWQGDTLAGGILGIALGAAFIGESMFYRIPNASKVALVKLVEHLRERGFRLFDAQLMNPHLARFGAFLMDGRDYQELLQQCLRIPCRFD; this comes from the coding sequence ATGCAGGTAGATATAGGCGCTATTCTGACCGGATATGCCCAGGGCTACTTCCTCATGGCGGACGAAGAAACCGGATCCCTGGCCTGGTATGGCACCGAGCAGCACGCGCTGATCCCTTTGGACGAGCGGTTTCACTGTCCCCGTTCGCTGCGGCCTTTGGTGCGCGGCAGTTGCTTTCAGGTGCGGATCAACGGCGCTTTTGAGCAAGTGGTGGAGGGCTGTGCCGCTCGCCCCCAAACTTGGATTAGCTCGGAATTAAAGCAGATCTACCTTGCCCTGCACCAAGCGGGGTTTGCCCACAGCTTTGAAACCTGGCAGGGAGACACCCTAGCAGGCGGGATCCTGGGCATTGCTTTGGGGGCGGCCTTTATCGGCGAATCGATGTTTTACCGCATTCCCAACGCTTCGAAGGTGGCGCTGGTCAAGCTGGTGGAACACCTGCGGGAGCGGGGCTTTCGCCTTTTTGACGCCCAGTTGATGAACCCGCACCTGGCTCGCTTTGGGGCTTTTCTCATGGACGGACGGGATTACCAGGAGCTGTTGCAGCAGTGCCTGCGGATCCCTTGCCGGTTTGACTGA
- a CDS encoding transposase has product MAKKLLSKGKHIAHEALTIRGLARSRLAKSVDDAGWGEFLQILAAKAERAGLLTIAGDPRGSSQGCSGCGRDVPKKLHERWHDCPHCGLRIGRDHNSARVIKSRAVGRPVLQAQEMSCYWAGVTGKPALYASA; this is encoded by the coding sequence ATGGCAAAGAAGTTGTTAAGTAAGGGGAAGCACATTGCTCATGAGGCGCTTACTATTAGGGGTCTGGCTAGAAGCAGACTAGCCAAATCTGTTGATGATGCCGGGTGGGGTGAGTTCCTGCAAATTTTGGCAGCCAAGGCTGAAAGAGCTGGGCTGTTGACGATTGCAGGGGATCCCCGCGGCAGCAGTCAAGGGTGCTCGGGGTGTGGTCGAGATGTGCCCAAAAAGCTGCATGAGCGGTGGCACGATTGTCCGCACTGTGGGTTGAGGATTGGCAGGGATCACAACTCGGCGAGGGTCATCAAATCCAGAGCGGTGGGGCGTCCCGTTCTTCAAGCTCAGGAAATGTCCTGCTATTGGGCAGGAGTCACTGGGAAGCCCGCACTCTATGCGTCAGCATGA
- the trpD gene encoding anthranilate phosphoribosyltransferase, whose protein sequence is MTETADLWPQLLGQLLERQSLSEAQAEQLMNGWLHNQVPDVVSGAILAALQAKGVSASELAGMARVLQRASLGSPLDLPLLVDTCGTGGDGAGTFNISTAVAFVVSAAGIPVVKHGNRSASGKVGSADVLEALGVNLSAEPEQVRAAVAEVGITFLFAPHWHPAMRAVIPYRRALKVRTVFNLLGPLVNPLYPNRQVIGVYAPELVPVMAEALRLLGRERAVVLHSREGLDEAGLDQPTDLGILSGGLVRTEVLNPRDYDLTPAPVQALQGGNLAENAAILAQVLQGSGAPAQRDVVALNAALALQVAGAVPDWGSGIAQAREILASGAAWDRLQKLVNFLAS, encoded by the coding sequence ATGACGGAAACGGCTGACCTTTGGCCCCAGCTTTTGGGACAGTTGCTGGAGCGGCAATCTCTGAGCGAAGCCCAAGCCGAACAGTTGATGAACGGCTGGCTGCACAACCAAGTGCCGGATGTGGTGTCGGGAGCGATTTTGGCGGCCCTGCAAGCCAAGGGGGTCAGCGCCAGTGAACTGGCCGGCATGGCGCGGGTGCTGCAGCGAGCTTCCCTGGGATCCCCCCTGGATCTGCCCCTGTTGGTGGATACTTGCGGCACCGGGGGAGATGGGGCCGGCACGTTTAACATTTCCACTGCCGTGGCCTTCGTGGTCAGCGCTGCCGGGATCCCAGTCGTGAAGCACGGCAACCGCTCTGCTTCTGGCAAGGTTGGCTCGGCGGACGTGCTGGAGGCGTTGGGGGTGAACCTGAGCGCTGAGCCAGAGCAAGTGCGGGCGGCGGTGGCGGAAGTGGGCATCACCTTTCTCTTTGCCCCCCACTGGCACCCGGCCATGCGGGCGGTGATCCCCTACCGCCGCGCCCTTAAAGTTCGCACTGTCTTTAATCTCTTGGGGCCCCTGGTCAATCCCCTCTATCCCAACCGCCAGGTGATCGGGGTTTATGCCCCGGAGCTGGTGCCGGTGATGGCCGAGGCCTTGCGTCTGTTGGGGCGGGAAAGGGCCGTGGTGTTGCACAGCCGCGAAGGTCTGGACGAGGCCGGGTTGGATCAGCCCACCGATCTGGGCATCCTTTCCGGTGGGCTGGTACGAACAGAAGTTTTGAACCCGCGAGATTACGATCTTACGCCCGCACCTGTCCAGGCCCTCCAGGGGGGGAACTTGGCGGAAAATGCCGCCATCCTCGCCCAAGTTCTCCAAGGATCCGGAGCGCCTGCCCAGCGGGATGTGGTGGCCCTCAATGCCGCTTTGGCCCTGCAGGTGGCCGGAGCCGTTCCCGATTGGGGATCCGGAATTGCCCAAGCGCGGGAGATCCTTGCCAGCGGCGCTGCCTGGGATCGCCTGCAAAAGCTGGTCAATTTTCTGGCTTCGTGA